From a region of the Eriocheir sinensis breed Jianghai 21 chromosome 25, ASM2467909v1, whole genome shotgun sequence genome:
- the LOC127003597 gene encoding uncharacterized protein LOC127003597, whose product MTLTLLNLHLILPEHPHLQSCREGLLLLVFRHPRHPLTPGSPDAITTRAGRLKRLHPLVLPEPLPPSVTPQDFSQLQASCASLAAIRQKASSGHVDKARNGSSFQYLYRNGHLYRKCLTSPLSNKNYFPKLPSTSLDPCLHQLRKNLLSAPFP is encoded by the exons atgaccctgactcttctcaatctccatctgattcttccagAACATCCTCACCTTCAAAGTTGCCGCGAGGGACTTCTACTCCTCGTGTTCCGACATCCCCGGCACCCCCTGACCCCCGGATCCCCGGACGCCATTACCACtcgtgctggtaggttgaagaggcttcatccgcttgtccttccggaacctctacctccttcagtaacccctcaagacttctcccagcttcaagcctcctgtgcctccttagcagcaatacggcagaaagcctcatcaggacacgtcgacaaagcaaggaacggatcctccttccagtacctgtatcgcaacggacatctctacaggaagtgcctcacctccccGCTTTCCAATAAG AACTACTTCCCCAAAttgccatcgacctcgttggacccttgtctccaccagctacggaagaacctcttgtcagccccattcccgtag